A DNA window from Malus domestica chromosome 12, GDT2T_hap1 contains the following coding sequences:
- the LOC103423411 gene encoding probable LRR receptor-like serine/threonine-protein kinase At3g47570 — MVNGSLDVRLHDEESQSKRLSLIQRLNIAIDVASALDYLHHHCDTTIVHCDLKSSNVLLDQDMVAHVGYFGLARFLLEAADNPSQSQTMLAGLKGSIAYIPPEYDMGDEVSILGDVYSFGILLLEMFTGKRPTDGMLGDGISIHNFTAMAMPNHATDIVDASLLIEGEDADDIDDRYEKQINYNHAIGLCVGFGSTDPHVLVLAGTLDPQLITTMQLVFVLVLGQQPDPNVLVLAGKLDPQ, encoded by the exons ATGGTAAATGGAAGTTTAGACGTGCGGTTGCATGATGAGGAATCTCAAAGCAAGAGGTTGAGCCTTATCCAAAGACTCAATATTGCAATTGATGTTGCTTCTGCATTGGATTACCTCCACCACCATTGCGATACGACAATTGTTCACTGTGATCTAAAGTCAAGCAATGTTCTCCTTGATCAAGATATGGTGGCTCATGTTGGTTACTTTGGTTTAGCAAGGTTCCTATTGGAAGCGGCGGACAATCCCTCTCAAAGTCAAACCATGTTAGCGGGGCTAAAAGGTTCCATTGCCTACATTCCTCCGG AGTATGACATGGGAGACGAAGTATCCATACTAGGAGATGTTTATAGCTTTGGAATACTGCTGCTAGAAATGTTCACGGGAAAAAGACCTACCGATGGAATGCTTGGAGATGGTATAAGTATTCACAATTTCACAGCCATGGCAATGCCTAATCATGCCACGGACATAGTTGACGCTTCATTGCTCATTGAAGGAGAGGATGCAGATGATATTGATGACAGGTACGAAAAGCAG ATTAATTACAACCATGCAATTGGTCTTTGTGTTGGTTTTGGGTCAACAGACCCACATGTGTTGGTTTTAGCTGGGACGCTCGACCCTCA ATTAATTACAACCATGCAATTGGTCTTTGTGTTGGTTTTGGGTCAACAGCCCGACCCAAATGTGTTGGTTTTAGCTGGGAAGCTCGACCCTCAGTGA